A single Cottoperca gobio chromosome 5, fCotGob3.1, whole genome shotgun sequence DNA region contains:
- the LOC115008019 gene encoding msx2-interacting protein isoform X2, whose translation MVRETRHLWVGNLPEHVREEKIVEHFKRYGRVESVKVLRKRGSEGGVAAFVDFVDIKSAQKAHNAVNKMGDRDLRTDYNEPGSVPSAVRGLEDSSPSSSRDVTGFSRGTVGPVFGPPVSLHTREGRYERRIDGSESRERAYDHSPYGHHERSGTFDRQRHYNADYYRDRSMFAAAGPGSSAIGTSFEASDPHFDSRIRDPFTLTNSTRRDLYRDDRGRRVDRTYHHRRSRSSHSSQSRHPSPQRTTGQTPKTPHSPKRAPLSPGRGPRSRSRSRSSSSDSVSSTSSTGSGSDSNSSSSDGSRARSVQSSATHAPTQSSMGLDSDEPRRSFGIKVQNLPVRSTDTSLKDGLFHEFKKHGKVTSVQIHGASEDRYGLVFFRQQEDQEKALTVSKGKLFFGMLIEVTAWNGPETESENEFRPLDGRIDEFHPKATRTLFIGNLEKTTSYQQLLDIFQRFGEIVDIDIKKVNGVPQYAFVQYSDIASVCKAIKKMDGEYLGSNRLKLGFGKSMPTTCVWLDGLATSVTEQYLTRHFCRYGHVVKVVFDRLKGMALILYNNTDFAQAAVRETKGWKIGGNKIKVDFASQESQMAFYRTMQTSGQDIRDFYEIPPERREERRPPYHEFTAERAYFENIRTPGIYPEEARRDYAARSRERFPELEHYQGEHFDPRYHEDPRDYRDFRDPFEQDIRKYTYIQRERERERERFEADRSRWSPSHPRRPVTPTVSPSPSERAPRDSERRVYSQSSERSGSVSSMSPPHVDKPEKTLLEQASKSDKSSQPDRVASAEKTKRAKRKEKGDKDKTEKIKLRKAKGQSPSNPLPETELETSFDGGSGRGRGSDQEAHERQKCKGDGEPLAGNQLSTAHDSVKSERSEMSKGENSDLEGKTRLKKHLKPDIGNDGKDSSVDSDRLASRKRRFADSGGRTIRQKRSRHEEEDATPSSDFGASATYVKESDTDKNKDSQRRESRLKSEKSSTQKDGQEDLRGQREKSEGPLDPRHPGHTSSRRFSHENISEQSSIREQEHHAAFKFGIQNADTDKSVKNKEDHVDIDLSQSYRKQMEQNRRLHQQQQQLESDKSDKPGSPQGSETEDLEHRSLVHEVGKPPEDVTDNFPSHKLKKLDQFETESGIKKERVYRSFRQKSEDPDWSNISSPGHQHFSHHADEDFVDPSQKELNRNEEKIHPDLELLVKRTHNTQVNKPNTPLLSVEEEQQKRWESRVNQDLLPDLNFSRSLSKNIHNRKRLEYGIWHDLEPGEVRSDSEEDREPKPHSPVPSTSMPFSDRPRVDRFSDPKLAHLERNKFYSFALDQTITPDTKALLERAKSLSSSREDNWSFLDYDSHFANLRNRKDTEKVESAPRPTPSWYMKKKKIRSGSEDKLDDRKEEPKPEEQERRELFASRFLHSPVFELDSRRLQHLERKHEEPERTQNQQPGQQGTDGEIDSGPVVLFHSRFLELMRLQQQKNKTHQLQEAKRDTMLTDENKVEKAPVQEQQALQSPETIESIMEPEIKPISPAEEPISEPRLTPTSVTQSVVKDFHPPEEKCVALNSAPDPYTPVPVIKEEVKEEVKYIDPVVTMHHPITEASSDSEPGPIAAPEPSYSVDRCRASQSEGKFDITDNFKPLYIEKPCRRDSHDELVSISEAELDPETTQPEVPEATSPIPPSIPEEEEEINSVWKAVAETEGEKKLQVGKVQMPIDNDTNDEPVSPQKEHKTKEMRNKKFRQSPAQVASVPVISTSGFEKQATRKSERIDKEKLKRGSSPRAESKSTGKSPIHGSEPDMSEPGISAGRARRRNVKSVYATPVEDDATVRPGKEITESPRSARKRGTDKDSTQQQIIDQDPPAPTPATKRGRPPKNRRQGDESSTGKVEKSKLDNKDTDSNESEGGERFARVSKGKTSPHGTKGSLNQISIVQGSGSTRKGEKTEDDQEMDFTDEDSLALQDSSSSCKEDSSIKVVQKKEDKDKQGRELGRDKDVFHEEACEGKSNGKETDSPVLEEKPTLEKDKIVRGKTKLTRTPKSPVLKNLKIRLNVTEVKDLLQLGDDELGNQEDSSKKMRPGDHSDLASKSTNADQQSSSNNEEKENATLEKKELLESPQNLISQELELEQAVENIAKLTDPDFPTKPLTPPVPPTEVKSEPEQDKRSNPASETELMAAIDSITAEDGTVSSSQAPPPSADGGSEPEIQDLIPPVKEGEPETNTPAIQEEPVFPTTPKKGTKGRPKRSKGQKPVKKDLKEGPSITEELTIPLADSPPSSVKTVPATTTSAATTTVITPTTWKPEPEPLAVKATDVNTGSESSSEEQIQHLKSVIPHSKSPICPKPQQVPSECISPSLSPLANRPHIRPIQTNRIPVSPPDWRHQSKDTGVSSSPVMPLASKENQSLLSDSDNLVIDHGASDLRQILMKHKNISLPSSSAIPSNLPTLRDQNPSESNTQSAVVPNKSPLPGSVMAAHPAPPIVRPPASLPSPETKSVISVIASTATSVISRVGNTPEPEDKLNMNIGNTCVDMTLPKPTYRPNKDDTGSYHGPVGDEVGSAARFIVESPTHGTGSCPGLRVNTSEGVVVLSHSGQKIEGPQRISAKISQIPQATAGDMESQQLVSMPQIKQEMYGSHLGLQKGPTLQTDHGHPCKTLSTLSSIKQESTGLEKMESTYQSGVVKRLTQGNQQVMSYHQEYMPIKHQKKMDIADPHSTDGAKPSWTSAISPAISPHLPSPPGNHVGFGTAAGDRAPSHISGVKQEPQSPRKSGHPHSPFTKVSSPIGSSSPKGIPVMLSTGLPAMQQFITGVHHPEQSVIMPPHSVPGGLGRMSPHRVSQSIPVGHLVQGDVRVNTPPLSVMSYGLHSEPHASPWSGPMQTRPTSPQAVGREKVLKVNPASLRGHEGEQEEARRFHQAPGRQSSTQLKPETMQSHAGPLRSNVQLETYMAQRDMRVLLHQQGERLATDSHSGHIQDLPTSSAPSNLPLSLSPRAHVLPKGVSEKDITKPLEAKRPHSPLPKDGMMGIRQSGQAMASPQRVQLMQPGPSGSFPEYSAMYSNPRGIHSQIPETSPVGLNQPPLNVTPTMGADSQTKPDGKMTQPVNMVQLLTKYPIVWQGLLALKNDTAAVQLHFVCGNKALAHRSLPLQEGGALLRIVQRMRLEASQLESVARRMTGDSDFCLLLALPCGRDQDDVLNQTQALKAAFINYLQAKLAAGIINIPNPGSNQPAYVLQIFPPCEFSESHLSQLAPDLLNRISSISPHLMIVITSV comes from the exons ATGGTTCGGGAAACCAGACACCTTTGGGTGGGAAATTTACCCGAACATGTTCGAGAGGAGAAAATTGTGGAGCATTTTAAACG GTATGGTCGTGTGGAAAGTGTTAAAGTTCTGCGGAAGCGAGGGTCAGAGGGTGGTGTTGCAGCCTTTGTGGATTTTGTGGATATTAAAAGTGCGCAGAAGGCTCACAATGCTGTCAACAAGATGGGAGACAGGGACCTTCGGACTGACTACAATGAACCGGGGTCAGTCCCTAGTGCTGTTCGGGGCCTTGAAGACAGCTCCCCCTCGAGCAGTCGAGACGTAACAGGATTCTCTAGGGGAACAGTTGGTCCAGTGTTTGGCCCCCCTGTGTCCCTGCACACCAGAGAGGGACGTTATGAACGGAGAATAGATGG CTCAGAAAGCCGTGAACGTGCATATGATCACAGCCCATATGGTCACCATGAGCGCAGTGGCACTTTCGACAGACAGCGTCACTACAACGCTGATTATTACCGAGATCGCTCCATGTTCGCTGCTGCTGGCCCAGGGAGCAGTGCTATCGGGACAAGCTTTGAGGCATCGGACCCACATTTTGACTCTAGAATTCGAGACCCCTTTACTCTTACTAATTCTACACGACGTGACTTATACAGAGATGACAGAGGACGGCGGGTTGATAGAACGTACCATCACCGTCGGAGCCGATCATCTCATTCCTCACAGTCAAGGCACCCTTCCCCTCAACGGACCACGGGGCAAACCCCAAAAACTCCTCATTCCCCTAAAAGAGCGCCTTTGTCCCCTGGGAGAGGGCCGCGGTCTCGATCTCGCAGCAGATCTTCAAGCTCGGATTCTgtcagcagcaccagcagcactgGCAGCGGCAG CGATTCAAACAGCAGCTCAAGTGATGGATCTCGGGCACGCTCTGTCCAGTCGTCAGCTACACACGCCCCTACTCAGTCTTCTATGGGGCTTGACTCTGATGAGCCACGCAGAAGCTTTGGAATTAAAGTGCAAAACCTACCAGTGCGCTCCACAG ACACAAGTTTAAAAGATGGACTTTTCCATGAATTCAAGAAACATGGGAAAGTGACCTCAGTGCAGATCCACGGAGCATCAGAAGACCGCTATGGTTTGGTGTTCTTTCGACAGCAAGAGGATCAAGAGAAAGCCCTCACTGTCTCCAAAGGAAAGCTGTTCTTTGGCATGCTTATTGAAGTCACGGCCTGGAATGGTCCTG AAACAGAGAGTGAAAATGAGTTCAGGCCCTTGGACGGGCGGATAGATGAGTTCCACCCAAAGGCCACAAGGACACTGTTTATAGGCAATCTTGAGAAGACCACCAGTTATCAACAACTCCTTGACATTTTTCAACGCTTTGGAGAAATTGTG GACATTGACATCAAGAAAGTAAATGGAGTCCCCCAGTATGCCTTTGTGCAGTACTCTGATATAGCCAGTGTCTGCAAGGCCATTAAGAAGATGGACGGAGAGTATCTGGGGAGCAACAGACTAAAG cTTGGGTTTGGGAAGAGTATGCCCACCACGTGTGTTTGGCTTGATGGTTTGGCAACCAGTGTCACAGAGCAGTACCTCACACGGCATTTCTGCCGCTATGGGCATGTAGTTAAG gttgtGTTTGATAGATTGAAAGGGATGGCCCTTATCTTGTACAACAACACAGATTTTGCTCAGGCAGCTGTAAGGGAGACCAAAGGTTGGAAGATTGGGGGCAAtaaaataaag gTGGATTTTGCAAGTCAAGAGAGTCAGATGGCATTCTACCGAACTATGCAGACATCTGGTCAAGACATTAGAGATTTCTATGAAATTCCTCCTGAACGACG AGAGGAACGCAGACCTCCATACCATGAATTTACAGCTGAAAGAGCTTACTTTGAGAATATACGAACCCCTGGCATCTATCCAGAGGAAGCTCGTAGAGACTATGCTGCTCGCAGCAGAGAACGCTTTCCTGAACTGGAACACTATCAGGGGGAACACTTTGACCCACGGTATCATGAAGACCCAAGAGACTACAGGGACTTCAGAGACCCCTTTGAGCAAGACATCCgaaaatacacatatattcaAAGAGAACGGGAAAGAGAGCGAGAACGTTTTGAGGCTGACCGCAGCAGGTGGAGCCCTTCCCATCCAAGGCGACCTGTTACTCCTACAGTATCGCCGTCACCATCTGAGCGTGCTCCCAGAGACTCAGAACGGCGGGTTTACAGCCAGTCATCTGAGCGAAGTGGTAGTGTGAGCTCAATGTCACCACCACACGTTGACAAACCTGAGAAGACTCTGCTGGAACAGGCCTCCAAGAGTGACAAGAGCAGCCAACCAGATCGTGTGGCAAGTGCTGAGAAAACCAAACGTGCAAAACGAAAAGAGAAAGGTGATAAAGACAAAACTGAGAAGATTAAATTAAGAAAAGCAAAGGGGCAATCCCCTTCCAACCCACTACCTGAAACAGAGCTTGAGACTAGTTTTGATGGAGGGtctggaagaggaagaggatcaGACCAGGAAGCACATGAGAGGCAAAAATGTAAGGGTGATGGTGAACCTCTTGCTGGAAATCAGTTATCAACTGCTCATGACTCTGTAAAAAGTGAAAGATCTGAAATGAGTAAAGGTGAGAATTCCGATTTGGAGGGCAAAACTCGACTCAAGAAACATCTAAAGCCTGATATTGGAAATGATGGGAAAGATTCATCAGTGGATTCAGATCGTCTTGCTTCAAGGAAAAGGCGCTTTGCTGATTCCGGTGGCAGAACCATTCGTCAGAAAAGAAGCAGgcatgaagaggaggacgctACTCCATCTTCTGACTTTGGTGCTAGTGCCACATATGTGAAAGAGTCGgacactgacaaaaacaaagattcaCAACGGAGGGAATCGAGACTCAAAAGTGAAAAAAGTAGCACTCAGAAGGATGGTCAAGAGGACCttagaggacaaagagagaagtCTGAGGGACCTTTGGACCCACGACATCCAGGGCACACTTCATCTAGAAGGTTTTCACATGAGAATATTTCCGAACAAAGCAGTATAAGGGAACAAGAACACCATGCTGCTTTCAAATTTGGTATTCAGAATGCTGACACTGACAAAAGTGTTAAGAACAAGGAAGACCATGTTGACATTGATCTCTCTCAGAGTTACCGCAAGCAAATGGAGCAAAATAGACGAttgcaccagcagcagcagcagcttgagtcTGACAAATCTGACAAACCAGGAAGTCCTCAAGGAAGTGAAACAGAGGACTTGGAACATCGCAGTCTTGTGCATGAAGTTGGCAAACCACCTGAGGATGTCACAGATAATTTCCCATCTCACAAACTAAAGAAACTAGACCAATTTGAAACCGAGTCAGGAATTAAGAAAGAGCGTGTCTACAGGAGCTTTAGACAGAAAAGTGAAGATCCTGACTGGAGCAACATCTCCTCTCCAGGACATCAGCACTTCTCTCACCATGCAGATGAGGACTTTGTGGACCCTTCTCAGAAAGAGTTGAATAGAAATGAGGAAAAAATTCACCCAGATCTTGAGCTATTGGTCAAAAGGACACATAACACACAGGTAAATAAGCCAAACACTCCTTTACTAAGTGTGGAAGAAGAGCAACAAAAGAGATGGGAGAGTAGAGTTAATCAAGACTTGTTACCTGACCTGAACTTTTCTCGAAGTCTTAGTAAAAACATTCACAATCGCAAGCGTTTGGAATATGGTATTTGGCATGACTTGGAGCCCGGGGAAGTACGATCCGACtctgaggaggacagagagcccAAACCCCACTCTCCGGTGCCCTCCACATCAATGCCTTTTTCCGACAGGCCAAGGGTTGATCGATTTTCAGACCCAAAACTAGCGCATCTTGAAAGAAACAAATTCTACTCTTTTGCACTTGATCAAACCATCACACCTGATACAAAGGCTCTGCTTGAACGTGCAaaatctctctcatcttcaaGAGAAGATAACTGGTCCTTTTTGGATTATGATTCTCACTTTGCAAATTTGCGCAACAGAAAGGATACTGAGAAGGTAGAATCGGCACCACGACCTACACCCTCCTGgtacatgaaaaagaaaaagattcgAAGTGGATCTGAAGACAAACTTGATGACCGGAAGGAAGAGCCTAAGCCGGAGGAACAGGAACGCAGGGAACTTTTTGCCTCCCGCTTCCTTCACAGCCCTGTGTTTGAGCTGGACTCTAGGCGACTTCAACACTTGGAACGCAAACATGAAGAACCTGAGCGTACACAGAACCAACAACCTGGTCAGCAAGGGACAGACGGTGAAATTGACTCTGGACCAGTTGTCCTTTTCCATAGTCGTTTTTTAGAACTCATGCGACTGCAACAACAGAAGAATAAAACCCATCAGCTGCAAGAGGCAAAAAGAGACACTATGCTCACTGATGAGAATAAAGTGGAAAAAGCACCTGTTCAAGAACAACAAGCTTTGCAGTCACCTGAAACGATAGAATCAATCATGGAGCCTGAAATTAAACCTATCAGTCCTGCTGAAGAGCCGATTTCTGAACCCCGACTCACACCTACTTCTGTCACCCAATCTGTGGTCAAGGACTTTCATCCACCAGAAgagaaatgtgttgcattaaatTCAGCCCCTGATCCATATACCCCTGTGCCTGTCATAAAGGAAGAGGTCAAGGAAGAGGTCAAATATATTGACCCTGTTGTAACCATGCACCACCCAATAACTGAGGCGTCATCTGATTCTGAACCTGGACCAATAGCAGCACCCGAACCCAGTTATTCAGTGGATAGATGTAGAGCTTCTCAGTCTGAAGGGAAATTTGATATTACTGATAATTTCAAACCTCTCTACATAGAAAAACCATGCCGTCGTGATTCTCATGACGAGCTTGTTAGCATTTCAGAAGCAGAGCTGGATCCTGAGACAACACAACCAGAAGTACCCGAAGCCACTAGTCCCATACCACCTAGTAttccagaggaggaggaagaaataaATTCTGTTTGGAAAGCAGTAGCAGAgactgagggagagaagaaacTTCAAGTTGGTAAAGTGCAGATGCCCATTGATAATGACACGAATGACGAGCCAGTCTCACCTCAGAAAGagcataaaacaaaagaaatgagaaataaaaagtttaGACAATCCCCTGCTCAAGTTGCTTCAGTTCCTGTCATATCTACCTCTGGTTTTGAGAAACAAGCAACACGGAAGAGTGAGCGCATTGACAAAGAGAAGCTGAAACGTGGATCATCCCCAAGGGCTGAATCAAAGTCCACAGGCAAATCTCCTATTCATGGATCAGAACCTGATATGTCAGAGCCAGGCATATCAGCAGGCAGAGCAAGACGAAGAAATGTTAAATCAGTGTATGCCACTCCAGTTGAAGATGATGCAACAGTTCGTCCTGGAAAGGAAATTACAGAGTCACCGCGCTCTGCACGAAAGAGAGGTACAGACAAAGATTCAACACAACAGCAAATTATCGATCAGGATCCACCTGCTCCAACCCCTGCAACTAAACGGGGCCGTCCTCCCAAGAACCGCAGACAAGGCGACGAGAGTTCAACAGGAAAAGTAGAAAAATCAAAACTGGACAATAAAGACACTGATTCAAATGAATCAGAAGGTGGGGAACGATTTGCGAGAGTGTCAAAAGGGAAAACATCCCCTCATGGCACAAAGGGTTCATTGAATCAGATTTCCATAGTTCAAGGATCGGGATCAACAAGGAAGGGGGAAAAAACTGAGGATGATCAGGAAATGGATTTTACAGATGAAGATTCCTTAGCTTTGCAAGATTCATCAAGTTCTTGTAAAGAAGATTCTTCAATAAAGGTTGtccaaaagaaagaagacaaagacaaacaaggaAGAGAATTGGGCAGAGATAAAGATGTCTTCCATGAAGAGGCTTGTGAGGGTAAATCAAATGGGAAAGAGACAGATTCCCCAGTCTTAGAAGAGAAACCCACCTTGGAAAAAGACAAGATTGTTAGAGGAAAAACCAAGTTGACAAGGACTCCCAAGTCTCCTGTTCTCAAGAACCTCAAAATCAGACTAAATGTGACAGAGGTCAAAGATCTTCTTCAGTTAGGGGATGATGAACTTGGAAATCAAGAGGATTCTTCAAAAAAGATGAGACCTGGTGACCACAGTGACCTTGCTTCAAAGTCTACTAATGCAGACCAACAATCCAGCTCCAACaatgaagaaaaggaaaatgccACTTTGGAAAAGAAAGAGCTCCTGGAATCACCACAAAACTTAATTTCACAAGAGCTGGAGTTAGAGCAGGCTGTGGAGAACATTGCTAAACTTACAGATCCAGATTTTCCGACAAAACCACTGACTCCACCCGTTCCACCTACAGAAGTAAAAAGTGAACCAGAGCAAGACAAACGTTCTAATCCTGCTAGTGAGACAGAACTCATGGCTGCTATTGACTCGATAACTGCTGAGGATGGAACTGTATCCTCAAGCCAAGCACCTCCACCAAGTGCAGATGGAGGTTCAGAACCTGAAATACAAGACTTGATTCCACCTGTCAAGGAAGGTGAACCTGAAACAAATACACCTGCCATACAGGAAGAGCCTGTCTTCCCTACCACACCCAAAAAGGGCACAAAGGGAAGACCTAAACGTTCTAAAGGCCAAAAGCcagtaaaaaaagatttaaaggaAGGCCCTTCGATAACTGAGGAATTGACAATTCCTTTAGCGGATAGCCCACCATCCAGTGTAAAGACTGTTCCTGCAACAACTACATCAGCAGCAACTACTACGGTTATTACTCCTACTACTTGGAAGCCAGAACCTGAGCCTTTAGCTGTCAAGGCTACAGATGTAAATACAGGGTCAGAGTCATCTTCTGAAGAACAGATTCAGCATCTTAAATCTGTTATTCCCCACTCTAAAAGTCCAATATGCCCAAAGCCCCAACAGGTGCCATCCGAGTGCATCTCTCCTTCCCTGTCTCCACTAGCTAACAGGCCACATATCAGACCCATTCAAACAAATAGAATTCCTGTTTCTCCACCAGATTGGCGCCACCAGTCTAAAGATACAGGAGTTTCCTCTTCACCTGTCATGCCGTTGGCATCAAAGGAAAACCAGTCTTTACTCTCAGACTCTGACAACTTGGTTATTGATCATGGCGCAAGTGATTTAAGGCAGATTCTtatgaaacacaaaaatatttcaTTGCCAAGTAGTAGTGCTATTCCTAGTAATCTACCCACTTTACGAGACCAGAACCCCTCTGAAAGTAATACTCAGTCAGCTGTTGTGCCAAATAAGTCACCACTACCAGGTAGTGTAATGGCAGCTCATCCAGCTCCCCCTATTGTTCGACCTCCAGCCTCACTACCATCTCCTGAGACGAAGTCTGTGATCTCTGTTATTGCATCCACTGCAACATCTGTTATCAGTCGTGTAGGCAACACTCCTGAGCCTGAGGACAAACTAAACATGAACATTGGAAATACCTGTGTGGATATGACTCTACCCAAGCCAACCTATAGGCCCAACAAAGACGATACTGGATCATACCATGGGCCTGTTGGTGATGAGGTGGGAAGTGCTGCACGCTTCATTGTTGAGAGCCCCACTCATGGTACAGGATCTTGCCCAGGTCTGAGAGTTAATACATCCGAAGGAGTGGTAGTATTGAGCCACTCGGGCCAGAAAATAGAGGGACCACAAAGGATTAGtgcaaaaataagtcagatTCCACAAGCAACAGCAGGTGACATGGAATCTCAGCAGTTGGTATCCATGCCCCAGataaaacaagaaatgtatGGTTCTCATTTAGGACTTCAAAAGGGGCCTACTTTGCAGACAGATCATGGGCATCCTTGTAAGACGCTGTCAACTTTGTCTTCTATTAAACAAGAAAGCACTGGTTTGGAAAAGATGGAATCTACTTACCAATCTGGAGTAGTAAAGCGTCTCACACAGGGTAACCAGCAAGTAATGAGTTATCATCAAGAGTACATGccaataaaacatcaaaagaaAATGGACATTGCTGATCCTCACAGTACGGATGGAGCTAAACCATCTTGGACCTCTGCTATAAGTCCTGCAATAAGCCCCCATTTGCCCTCTCCACCTGGCAACCATGTAGGTTTTGGTACAGCGGCTGGTGACAGAGCTCCCTCCCATATCAGTGGGGTCAAACAGGAACCACAATCCCCTCGCAAGTCTGGTCATCCACACTCTCCGTttactaaagtgtcttcacccATTGGCTCCTCTTCACCCAAGGGCATACCAGTGATGCTATCCACTGGCCTTCCTGCCATGCAACAGTTTATTACTGGTGTACATCATCCAGAGCAGTCGGTTATCATGCCGCCTCACAGTGTGCCTGGAGGCTTGGGACGGATGTCTCCTCACCGTGTATCCCAGTCAATTCCAGTGGGACATCTTGTCCAAGGAGATGTTCGGGTCAATactccacctctctctgtgATGAGCTATGGGTTGCATAGTGAGCCTCATGCCTCTCCCTGGTCCGGTCCCATGCAGACACGGCCCACCTCACCGCAGGCTGTTGGCAGAGAAAAGGTTCTCAAGGTAAACCCAGCTTCTTTGAGGGGTCATGAGGGGGAACAGGAAGAAGCCAGACGCTTCCACCAGGCTCCAGGAAGACAGTCTTCAACACAATTAAAACCGGAGACCATGCAGTCGCATGCAGGGCCTTTGCGGAGTAATGTCCAGTTAGAAACATACATGGCACAAAGAGATATGCGTGTGCTCCTGCATCAACAGGGGGAGCGTTTGGCCACAGACTCTCATTCTGGGCACATTCAAGACCTTCCCACCTCTTCAGCGCCTTCCAACCTGCCCTTATCCTTGTCTCCAAGAGCACATGTTTTGCCTAAAGGTGTGTCTGAGAAGGATATAACAAAGCCGTTGGAGGCAAAGAGGCCACACTCTCCTCTTCCTAAAGATGGAATGATGGGGATTAGACAATCTGGACAAGCAATGGCATCTCCCCAGAGAGTTCAGCTAATGCAACCAGGACCTAGTGGCTCATTCCCAGAGTACTCAGCAATGTACTCAAACCCAAGAGGCATCCATTCTCAAATACCAGAGACGTCTCCTGTTGGACTTAACCAGCCACCACTGAATGTCACACCAACCATG GGTGCAGACTCCCAGACTAAACCAGACGGCAAGATGACGCAGCCTGTTAATATGGTGCAGTTGCTCACG AAATATCCTATTGTGTGGCAAGGCCTGCTGGCACTGAAGAACGACACAGCTGCAGTCCAGTTGCATTTTGTCTGCGGCAACAAAGCTTTGGCTCATCGATCACTGCCCTTACAAGAAGGAGGCGCATTGCTTAGGATTGTCCAGAGAATGAGACTAGAGGCTTCGCAACTAGAGAGTGTAGCCCGAAGAATGACG GGGGACAGCGACTTCTGTCTCCTCCTTGCTCTGCCCTGTGGACGGGATCAAGACGATGTCCTAAACCAAACTCAAGCTCTTAAGGCCGCTTTCATCAACTACTTGCAGGCAAAGTTGGCTGCTGGTATCATCAATATCCCCAACCCAGGTTCCAATCAG CCTGCCTATGTGCTCCAGATTTTCCCACCATGTGAATTTTCAGAGAGCCACTTATCCCAGCTCGCCCCCGACCTTCTCAACAGGATCTCCAGCATCTCGCCACACCTCATGATTGTCATCACCTCTGTGTAA